One Acanthochromis polyacanthus isolate Apoly-LR-REF ecotype Palm Island chromosome 6, KAUST_Apoly_ChrSc, whole genome shotgun sequence DNA segment encodes these proteins:
- the dffa gene encoding DNA fragmentation factor subunit alpha — MTDKKPCKVCNFTRQKSYGVVVPSLDELKQKGCEFLGYGPTDPVTVVLENDGTIVEDQAYFLCLPSNTKFMLLHEKETWSPVRKMDGGTAWMARESVLLETDAVDASSSAAPWWGLAQQLKQDMASVILMSEADLQTLVDAPCAELASALRFQEKKAEDLQETLQRVLDRREEERQSKELLQLYLKAAEKEDGQQEEPSQSDQGGAGDGDVPDGMEVDAASGFMSRTLMVLKGKTFPETRLSTEDLQMVVARGVEAMEQVLGWDTERTKALLQACEAELITRLQQIQAVQSVRNNTQPDGNPQSSEKSTEEGVETAAQGSE, encoded by the exons ATGACAGATAAGAAACCGTGTAAGGTGTGTAATTTCACACGACAGAAATCATACGGGGTTGTAGTTCCATCCCTGGACGAGCTGAAACAAAAAG GATGTGAGTTTCTCGGGTACGGCCCCACTGATCCGGTCACAGTGGTCCTCGAGAACGATGGGACGATAGTAGAGGATCAAGCCTACTTCCTGTGTTTACCCTCAAACACAAAGTTCATGCTTTTGCATGAAAAAGAAACATGGTCTCCAGTTCGCAAGA TGGATGGTGGCACAGCTTGGATGGCTCGGGAGTCGGTGCTGCTGGAGACCGATGCTGTGGACGCCTCCAGTTCAGCGGCACCCTGGTGGGGCTTGGCTCAGCAGCTGAAACAGGACATGGCAAGCGTCATTCTCATGTCTGAGGCAGATCTACAG ACTTTGGTGGATGCCCCGTGTGCTGAGCTGGCCTCCGCTTTGCGCTTCCAAGAAAAGAAAGCTGAGGACCTCCAGGAGACACTGCAGAGGGTTTTGGAtcgaagagaggaggagaggcagTCCAAGGAGTTGCTTCAACTCTACCTCAAAGCTGCAGAGAAAGAGGACGGACAGCAGGAAGAACCAAGCCAGTCTGACCAAGGAG GTGCTGGAGACGGAGATGTGCCGGATGGAATGGAGGTGGATGCTGCATCTGGATTCATGTCCAGGACACTGATGGTCCTGAAAGGCAAAACATTCCCAGAGACGAGGCTTTCCACCGAGGACCTGCAG ATGGTGGTGGCCAGAGGAGTGGAAGCGATGGAGCAGGTGCTGGGCTGGGACACAGAAAGGACAAAAGCGCTGCTGCAGGCCTGCGAAGCCGAACTGATCACGCGTCTGCAGCAGATTCAGGCCGTGCAGTCCGTCAGGAACAACACACAGCCGGACGGCAACCCGCAGTCCAGCGAAAAGAGCACGGAGGAGGGCGTAGAAACAGCAGCTCAAGGCAGCGAATAG